The Dendrosporobacter quercicolus genome window below encodes:
- a CDS encoding stage II sporulation protein M produces the protein MNSELFLKTYRQTWERFDRIVQQMERSGIASLSREEVRMLGPLFRRITAQLAYARSNYPGHEMVGYLNNLVVKAHGHLYRQETFGLKSVLHFYSREFPRRIADERRLIGAAAAILLLGLLTGYLIYYFQPVLTGWFIPEQLVPEEIVAGQTGINGWEGLGSLLSTVIMLNNIKVGVLAFGLGVTWGLGTCAVLYLNGIMVGILGAMYTNKGYALDFWSLILPHGVLELAAIFICGGAGFVLAKALVKPGDFKRRELLPVQGRAALSLVAGTLPLFVIAGLIEGFVTPSVLPKYVKVAVGGGSLLLFLYYVWRGNQAGQADSYRGWRQ, from the coding sequence ATGAATTCAGAACTGTTTTTAAAAACCTACCGACAAACCTGGGAGCGGTTTGACCGGATTGTACAACAAATGGAAAGAAGCGGTATTGCCAGTTTAAGCCGTGAGGAGGTCAGGATGCTTGGCCCCCTGTTTAGGAGAATAACGGCACAGCTGGCCTATGCCCGCAGCAACTATCCCGGCCACGAAATGGTTGGTTATCTGAATAACCTAGTGGTTAAAGCACATGGACATCTTTATCGGCAGGAAACGTTTGGCCTGAAATCTGTCTTGCATTTTTACTCTCGCGAGTTTCCACGGCGTATTGCCGACGAAAGGCGGCTAATTGGGGCGGCCGCCGCGATTCTGCTGCTGGGCCTGTTAACCGGATATTTGATCTACTATTTTCAACCGGTGCTGACCGGCTGGTTTATTCCGGAGCAATTAGTACCGGAAGAAATAGTCGCAGGTCAGACCGGAATCAACGGATGGGAAGGCCTGGGTTCGCTTCTGTCAACAGTAATTATGCTAAACAATATTAAGGTCGGCGTATTGGCCTTTGGACTGGGCGTTACTTGGGGGCTGGGGACTTGCGCGGTGTTATATCTCAATGGAATCATGGTAGGGATTTTGGGGGCAATGTATACGAATAAGGGTTATGCCCTGGACTTTTGGTCGTTGATACTCCCCCATGGAGTTCTGGAGCTTGCCGCTATTTTTATTTGCGGGGGAGCCGGCTTTGTATTGGCTAAGGCTCTGGTAAAGCCGGGAGATTTCAAACGACGGGAGCTGTTGCCCGTGCAAGGCCGGGCGGCGCTGTCGTTAGTTGCAGGAACCCTGCCTCTTTTTGTTATTGCCGGTTTAATTGAAGGGTTTGTTACGCCGAGTGTTCTGCCAAAGTATGTTAAAGTTGCGGTAGGCGGAGGTTCGCTGCTGCTGTTTTTGTATTATGTCTGGCGGGGAAATCAAGCCGGACAAGCGGATTCATACAGGGGGTGGAGGCAATGA
- a CDS encoding RDD family protein — translation MKEFSLISPEKVRLEFKLAGIGSRFAAAFVDGVFKTILVVFFVVVSCSLWGVGLSGWVDVPEFEEYFSLWGALILLIIFGIVYGYSIFFETIWNGQTPGKRLIKIRVVQRDGSPVTFMQVLVRNMLTIIDQLPFLYAVGMVAVLVTRRNQRLGDLAAGTVVLREKGGSAPPVIDYAVPEAEWAGSARLYLHTITEDEFATLKQYLLRKDELRPEEASQLEHRLVAHFSKKLSIRAAAIDDYHVFLQQVAQLFQAKG, via the coding sequence ATGAAGGAGTTCAGCCTGATCAGCCCTGAAAAGGTGCGCCTTGAGTTCAAACTGGCTGGAATAGGCTCACGTTTTGCCGCAGCATTTGTGGACGGGGTGTTTAAAACAATACTGGTCGTGTTCTTTGTTGTTGTCAGTTGCAGCCTTTGGGGCGTGGGATTAAGCGGCTGGGTTGATGTGCCTGAGTTTGAAGAATATTTTTCTTTATGGGGAGCACTTATTCTATTGATCATTTTTGGTATTGTATACGGCTATTCGATTTTTTTTGAAACAATATGGAACGGACAAACTCCTGGCAAAAGACTGATTAAGATCAGGGTTGTACAGCGTGATGGCTCTCCGGTTACCTTTATGCAGGTTTTAGTGCGGAATATGTTGACGATTATTGATCAACTGCCGTTTCTTTATGCGGTCGGTATGGTTGCGGTATTAGTCACTAGGCGGAATCAACGCCTGGGAGATCTAGCCGCGGGAACGGTAGTACTAAGAGAAAAGGGCGGATCGGCTCCACCGGTGATTGATTATGCCGTCCCGGAGGCGGAGTGGGCAGGTTCTGCGCGACTATATTTACATACAATCACGGAGGACGAATTTGCAACGCTCAAGCAGTATTTATTGAGGAAAGATGAGCTTAGGCCAGAGGAGGCTTCGCAGTTGGAACATAGACTGGTTGCCCATTTTAGTAAAAAACTGAGCATTCGTGCGGCGGCCATCGATGATTATCATGTTTTTTTACAGCAGGTTGCGCAGTTGTTCCAAGCGAAAGGCTGA
- a CDS encoding LysR family transcriptional regulator, giving the protein MDIYHLEYFMEVARQKSFSKAADAIHISQPSISKAIRDLERQLGVKLFYRSNRHVELTDAGEAILEQAQQIVSSFSAITARLDGLTKLQTGKINIGLPPITGVTTFARVLGDFKKEYPKITMNLYEYGSKKIEQAIQEGLIDIGIICAPPEESVIYEMIFFPVDPLWVIMHPEHRLSTVQSIDYRELEPEQLISYSNDFSLHDIVINRCRQEGFQPRIVFETSQLELMTQLVAASIGIALLPSKVCRKFDGQAIVSRPLQDQTLGIRLALCWKKGRYLSHAVRELLSFFNTNYNLPDDGSGI; this is encoded by the coding sequence ATGGACATCTATCATCTGGAATATTTCATGGAGGTTGCCAGGCAGAAAAGCTTTAGCAAGGCAGCTGACGCCATCCATATTTCTCAGCCGTCAATTAGTAAAGCTATCCGTGATCTGGAACGGCAGCTGGGCGTAAAATTGTTTTATCGCAGCAACCGGCATGTGGAACTTACCGATGCCGGTGAGGCCATTTTAGAACAGGCGCAGCAAATCGTTTCTTCTTTCAGTGCGATTACGGCCCGCTTGGATGGTTTGACTAAGCTGCAAACAGGCAAGATCAATATTGGCCTGCCGCCCATTACCGGCGTTACGACATTTGCCCGGGTACTGGGAGATTTTAAAAAAGAATATCCGAAAATAACAATGAATTTGTATGAATACGGCTCCAAGAAAATTGAACAGGCGATACAGGAAGGCCTGATTGATATTGGCATTATCTGCGCTCCGCCGGAGGAGAGCGTTATCTATGAAATGATTTTCTTTCCGGTTGATCCGCTGTGGGTGATCATGCATCCGGAACACCGGTTAAGTACAGTGCAGTCTATTGATTACCGTGAGCTTGAGCCGGAGCAGCTGATTTCTTACAGCAATGATTTCAGCCTGCATGATATTGTGATCAACCGCTGCCGGCAGGAAGGTTTTCAGCCGAGGATTGTTTTTGAAACTTCACAGCTGGAGCTAATGACGCAATTGGTGGCCGCCAGTATCGGCATTGCCCTGCTGCCCAGCAAGGTCTGCCGGAAGTTTGACGGACAGGCGATTGTTTCCCGTCCGCTACAGGATCAAACACTGGGCATCAGGCTGGCGCTCTGCTGGAAAAAGGGCCGCTATCTTTCCCATGCCGTGCGGGAACTGCTGAGCTTTTTCAACACCAACTACAATTTGCCGGACGATGGATCAGGCATTTAG
- a CDS encoding CidA/LrgA family protein, producing the protein MRYVKILFQIVLLGVIGLIGNGVAMLLPFKVPGSIIGIGILFLLIERNWLAMAWVEDGSNLLISELLLFFIPSAIGVMQFSGLLLQQSVELLAVISISTLSILACIAGLSRLTHYYRERGERM; encoded by the coding sequence GTGCGCTATGTCAAAATATTATTTCAGATTGTTCTTTTAGGTGTGATTGGGCTTATCGGCAATGGCGTGGCGATGTTGCTGCCGTTTAAGGTTCCGGGCAGCATTATCGGCATTGGCATTTTGTTCCTGCTTATTGAGCGCAACTGGCTGGCCATGGCGTGGGTGGAGGACGGCTCAAACTTACTAATTTCTGAATTACTGCTGTTTTTTATTCCTTCAGCCATTGGCGTCATGCAGTTTTCCGGTTTGTTGCTGCAGCAATCGGTTGAACTGCTGGCGGTCATTTCCATTAGTACGCTCAGCATTTTGGCGTGTATTGCCGGGCTTAGCCGGCTGACGCATTATTACCGGGAGAGGGGCGAACGCATGTGA
- a CDS encoding LrgB family protein, with the protein MNVVLGLMSTLIIYQLAKRLYQQSACLLLSPLLVCPVVIIVALQLLHVSYETYNAGGQLLSYMLQPATVALAVPLYRYRSVIKEHLLEIVLYVSAGAVVAIVTSVGAAGLAGLPVQVADSLAPRSVTTPIAMNISQIVGGNPALTAAFVIITGLVGTVFASLALKYLSIENPVTRGMMLGISAHGTGMSKAHELGYLEGASASLAMIFMGLITAFIAPGLVPVCLKLFGGTYV; encoded by the coding sequence GTGAACGTTGTATTGGGCTTAATGTCGACGCTGATTATCTACCAATTGGCAAAACGATTGTATCAACAGTCCGCCTGTCTGCTTTTATCGCCTCTGTTGGTTTGTCCGGTGGTGATCATTGTGGCATTGCAACTGCTGCATGTTTCTTATGAAACCTATAATGCCGGGGGACAGCTTTTGAGCTATATGCTCCAGCCGGCGACGGTAGCGCTGGCCGTTCCTTTGTACCGTTACCGCAGCGTAATTAAAGAACATCTGCTGGAAATTGTGCTGTACGTATCCGCCGGGGCGGTTGTGGCGATTGTAACTTCGGTTGGCGCAGCCGGTTTGGCCGGGCTGCCGGTGCAGGTGGCGGATAGTTTGGCGCCACGGTCGGTTACTACGCCGATCGCTATGAATATATCGCAAATTGTCGGCGGGAATCCGGCGCTGACGGCGGCCTTTGTCATTATTACCGGCCTGGTAGGCACCGTTTTTGCATCGCTGGCGTTAAAGTACCTGTCAATTGAAAATCCGGTCACCCGAGGAATGATGCTGGGCATTTCGGCCCATGGCACCGGGATGTCCAAGGCGCATGAGCTGGGCTATCTGGAAGGAGCGAGCGCAAGCCTGGCAATGATCTTTATGGGGCTGATCACAGCTTTTATTGCTCCCGGACTTGTGCCGGTATGCCTGAAGCTGTTTGGGGGAACTTATGTATGA
- a CDS encoding FMN-binding glutamate synthase family protein, whose product MLLSWLAMKMMDPMMDEAMTKMMTEDYSDNPFLLVTVAEKLTPRAAIEAAIRAETGKELARPLGSPNVLSPWNKILLNPRQLFQLPTESTGQISTKTVIGPHAKKPLVLDLPVMITGMSYGGSLSLPMKIALAKGAALAGTSTNTGESAVTPEERDAAKFLIGQYHRGGWLSGQEQLSQLDAIEIQLGQGAWGGAVETSVTERKDEHLKHTWQLENGKSATIYSRMPGKQSTQDYIKMVNSMKSQYDVPVGVKIAGTDFIEYELAVIAQTKADYIVIDGAEGGTSSSPPTLQDDIGLPTLYTLVRTVNWLTANDLRDRFSIIIAGGMSTPGHFLKALALGADAVYIGTIALMAAMQAQAVKVLPQAPPSQLALYGGRMTDKLDIDKAARSLANFLISCTAEMKLAAQALGKQALNELGPADLVTVDKDLAEFIGIRYAGQIRRPRPSQTDACQQTEHQQQPPLQ is encoded by the coding sequence ATGTTATTAAGCTGGCTGGCAATGAAAATGATGGACCCGATGATGGATGAAGCCATGACGAAAATGATGACCGAGGACTATTCCGATAACCCGTTTCTGCTGGTAACCGTTGCTGAAAAACTAACACCGCGCGCTGCCATTGAAGCAGCCATCAGAGCTGAAACAGGCAAAGAACTCGCCCGGCCGCTGGGCAGCCCCAATGTACTGTCACCCTGGAATAAAATACTGCTTAACCCGCGTCAATTGTTTCAGTTGCCAACCGAGAGCACCGGGCAGATTTCCACCAAAACAGTGATCGGCCCCCATGCCAAAAAACCGTTGGTGCTGGATCTGCCGGTAATGATCACGGGCATGTCTTATGGCGGTTCGCTAAGCCTGCCAATGAAAATTGCCCTGGCTAAAGGCGCAGCCCTGGCCGGAACCTCCACCAATACAGGTGAATCGGCGGTTACCCCCGAAGAACGCGACGCCGCCAAATTTTTAATTGGTCAGTACCATCGCGGCGGCTGGTTAAGCGGTCAGGAACAATTAAGCCAGCTGGATGCAATTGAAATTCAGCTTGGTCAGGGAGCCTGGGGCGGCGCTGTTGAAACCTCTGTTACCGAACGCAAAGACGAACACCTAAAGCATACCTGGCAGCTTGAAAACGGAAAGAGCGCCACCATCTATTCCCGGATGCCGGGAAAACAATCGACCCAGGATTACATCAAAATGGTCAATTCGATGAAATCGCAGTATGATGTGCCGGTGGGTGTAAAAATTGCAGGCACCGATTTTATTGAATACGAGTTGGCGGTCATTGCCCAGACCAAGGCTGACTACATAGTGATTGACGGCGCGGAAGGCGGCACATCCTCCTCTCCGCCAACACTTCAGGATGATATTGGCCTGCCAACCCTTTACACGCTGGTCCGGACAGTAAACTGGCTGACTGCCAATGATCTGCGGGATCGTTTTAGCATTATTATTGCCGGAGGTATGTCTACACCCGGTCATTTTCTCAAAGCTTTAGCCTTAGGCGCCGATGCCGTATATATTGGCACAATTGCCTTAATGGCTGCCATGCAGGCCCAGGCGGTAAAAGTTTTGCCGCAGGCTCCGCCCTCGCAGCTGGCCCTGTATGGCGGCCGCATGACCGATAAATTAGACATTGACAAAGCTGCCCGCAGTTTGGCAAATTTTCTCATCTCCTGCACCGCCGAAATGAAGCTTGCCGCCCAGGCGTTGGGCAAACAAGCCCTGAATGAACTTGGACCGGCCGATCTGGTCACTGTAGACAAAGACTTAGCCGAATTTATCGGCATCCGTTATGCCGGTCAGATACGCCGCCCTCGCCCCTCACAGACCGATGCCTGCCAGCAGACAGAACACCAGCAGCAGCCACCGCTGCAATAG
- a CDS encoding type III polyketide synthase: MAPAKILSVGLAVPEFQVDQNKVKQYIQMLFDSDARNLARLLPVFDHAAITKRHFAQPLEWYAGEHTFAEANGLYETIALELSAQAARQALDSAGVPASSIGAVVFISSTGIATPTIDAKLISRLELSGHTVRLPIWGLGCAGGAAGVARAAEMAQMMPGKAVLLIAAELCSLTFQRHDFSKSNLVGAGLFADGAAAAVLSTEGCGPAVLGSLSTLFTDSEDVMGWDVVDTGLKVRFSRDIPAIVRRHLPVLMTEACCRWGIERSDLEHYIVHPGGPKVIEAYVESLGLPVGAVAEAYAALAQFGNMSSASILFVLSKYLQNRLPTEKYGVFLALGPGFSSEQVLFQW; this comes from the coding sequence ATGGCTCCAGCAAAGATACTTTCAGTAGGCTTGGCAGTCCCGGAGTTTCAAGTAGATCAAAATAAAGTAAAACAATATATACAGATGCTGTTTGACAGTGATGCCCGCAACCTGGCGCGATTGCTGCCGGTTTTCGATCATGCGGCAATTACCAAGCGGCATTTTGCCCAGCCGCTGGAATGGTATGCCGGAGAGCATACGTTTGCCGAAGCAAACGGGTTATATGAGACAATTGCGCTGGAATTAAGCGCTCAGGCGGCTCGTCAGGCGCTTGACAGCGCCGGTGTGCCGGCCAGCTCAATCGGTGCTGTGGTATTTATATCCTCCACCGGCATTGCCACGCCTACCATTGACGCCAAATTAATATCCCGGCTGGAATTATCAGGACATACAGTGAGGCTGCCCATTTGGGGGTTAGGCTGCGCCGGCGGCGCGGCCGGAGTAGCCAGAGCGGCCGAGATGGCGCAAATGATGCCTGGCAAAGCGGTTCTGCTCATTGCAGCCGAGCTATGCAGTCTTACCTTTCAACGGCATGATTTTTCCAAATCCAATCTGGTTGGCGCCGGTTTATTTGCCGATGGCGCCGCCGCCGCTGTCCTGTCAACCGAGGGATGCGGCCCGGCGGTGCTCGGCAGTTTGAGTACTTTATTCACCGACTCTGAAGACGTTATGGGCTGGGATGTCGTTGATACCGGGCTAAAGGTAAGGTTTTCACGGGATATTCCGGCAATTGTGCGCCGGCACTTACCGGTCTTAATGACCGAGGCTTGCTGCAGGTGGGGCATTGAGCGCTCCGACCTGGAGCATTATATTGTCCATCCCGGCGGACCCAAGGTTATCGAAGCCTATGTTGAGAGTCTGGGCCTGCCTGTGGGAGCAGTGGCTGAAGCTTATGCCGCTCTAGCGCAATTCGGCAATATGTCCAGTGCATCAATCCTTTTTGTATTGTCTAAATACTTGCAAAACCGTTTGCCTACTGAAAAATACGGCGTTTTTCTGGCATTAGGCCCTGGTTTTAGTTCCGAGCAGGTATTATTCCAATGGTAG
- a CDS encoding isoprenylcysteine carboxyl methyltransferase family protein, with the protein MVAILAFGLAAVIAGQRLIELCIARRNRRYIESIGGQEAGAGHYPLFFALHGGWLAGWIYEAISTGGLSGNWPVWLGLFVLAQGLRYWCMLSLGRFWNTRIFVVPGQRRVKTGPYRFIAHPNYLAVCIELACVPLLFNAGATALAASLVNALLLGAVRIPAEERALRQLQNS; encoded by the coding sequence ATGGTAGCAATACTGGCGTTCGGTCTGGCTGCTGTAATCGCCGGGCAAAGGCTGATCGAACTTTGTATTGCCAGGCGTAACCGCCGTTATATTGAATCAATCGGGGGGCAGGAGGCGGGAGCCGGCCATTACCCCTTGTTTTTTGCTCTTCATGGCGGCTGGCTGGCCGGCTGGATCTATGAAGCTATTTCCACCGGTGGGCTTAGCGGCAACTGGCCGGTTTGGCTGGGGTTATTTGTATTGGCTCAGGGACTGCGCTATTGGTGCATGTTGAGTCTGGGGCGTTTCTGGAATACCAGAATCTTTGTAGTGCCGGGGCAGCGCAGAGTAAAGACCGGGCCATATCGCTTTATTGCCCATCCCAATTACCTGGCTGTTTGTATTGAACTGGCCTGCGTGCCGCTGCTATTTAACGCCGGGGCAACGGCCTTGGCGGCCTCTCTGGTAAACGCGCTGTTGTTAGGCGCTG